The following are from one region of the Cetobacterium somerae genome:
- a CDS encoding RluA family pseudouridine synthase, with protein MKKFVVEPEFHNMKISQYLREKGYSGRGIRNVEVYLNGKRTKTTKQVKKNARLLVKEKEKEVGIRSIQMDLKVIYEDKNLLIIDKDPYLVVHPTTKKTDLTLANGVVHYLQEQTGKIQPPRFFNRLDMNTSGLIVVAKNAYTQAFLQSDKEKVSKFYQAIVKGIVKEDEMMIEIPIGKEGDELRRKEMTPENGGQTAKTYMKVLERFPNEDLTLIELKLFTGRTHQIRAHMSLVGYPILGDELYGGDDIRAKRQLLHAFKLIFTDVENGEKIQVEAPLPEDFKEILHIAN; from the coding sequence ATGAAAAAATTTGTTGTCGAACCCGAATTTCACAATATGAAAATTTCTCAATACCTTAGAGAAAAAGGGTACTCTGGAAGAGGAATTAGAAATGTTGAAGTATATTTAAACGGAAAAAGAACTAAAACTACAAAGCAAGTTAAAAAAAATGCGAGACTTTTAGTTAAAGAAAAAGAAAAGGAAGTTGGAATTAGATCTATTCAAATGGACTTAAAAGTAATATATGAAGATAAAAATTTACTTATTATTGACAAAGATCCTTATTTAGTTGTTCATCCAACTACTAAAAAAACAGATTTAACTCTAGCTAATGGTGTTGTTCACTATCTCCAAGAACAAACTGGAAAAATTCAACCTCCTAGATTTTTTAATCGTTTAGATATGAATACCTCTGGATTAATTGTCGTAGCTAAAAATGCTTATACGCAAGCTTTTTTACAAAGCGATAAAGAAAAAGTTTCTAAATTTTATCAAGCTATTGTTAAAGGTATTGTTAAAGAAGATGAAATGATGATTGAAATTCCTATTGGTAAAGAGGGAGATGAACTTAGACGTAAAGAGATGACTCCTGAAAATGGTGGCCAAACTGCTAAAACTTATATGAAAGTTTTAGAGCGTTTTCCAAATGAGGATTTAACTTTAATTGAATTAAAACTTTTCACTGGTAGAACTCACCAAATTCGTGCTCACATGTCTTTAGTAGGATATCCTATTTTAGGAGATGAACTTTATGGTGGTGATGATATTAGAGCTAAAAGACAACTTCTTCATGCATTTAAACTAATTTTCACTGATGTTGAAAATGGTGAAAAAATTCAAGTTGAAGCACCCTTACCTGAAGATTTCAAAGAGATTCTCCATATAGCAAACTAA
- a CDS encoding YeiH family protein: MEAVKENKKSLKETILDLFKFEDYWAILLATIILIFCTIIYMGSDSQSVLGKTEVYNSIMKAEGERAPFKTVQWHEAQFDKNSLAIKTSTTEKVKSILGKPKKWVTNPIESIYLSESAAKVKGAPFIQQYEDLKKETMLLKNQALAATALAEEKAFADTNLNTAANELTDKWLVSRDKENKMKSKAIVKPYNLIPNLAILLAAIGIYFSLGMKKMGRDREGFLQGFPAVFALATGAYLLGEQETLKAWGLGYVFWGLVLGLIVSNTVGTPKKLLAAAQTEYFIKTGLILLGSTVLVNKVLLIGIPGIFVTWFVTPVVLVLTFGFGDKILKMESKSLNMVMSADMSVSGVSAAIAAAAACKAKKEELTLSVSISIMFTAFMMIAMPMFIKALNMDPVLGGAWIGGTVDSTGAVVAAGEYLGPVARDVAATIKMIQNIIIGVMALGVAAYWSLKVDKSMAEERDFSLKGSLKEIWNRFPKFILGFIGASLVFSGIYGMLGVDGSKIIIDKGMVNGLISPLQGWLFCLAFTSIGLSTNFSELSKLFKGGKPITLYIVGKIINLGVTFGAAYLMFHVVFPDITKSLMSL; this comes from the coding sequence ATGGAAGCTGTAAAAGAGAACAAAAAAAGTTTAAAGGAAACAATACTAGATTTATTTAAATTTGAAGATTACTGGGCAATATTACTAGCAACAATTATACTTATATTTTGTACAATTATTTACATGGGGTCAGATTCACAAAGTGTTTTAGGTAAAACAGAGGTTTATAATAGTATAATGAAAGCAGAGGGAGAAAGAGCTCCTTTTAAAACAGTTCAGTGGCATGAAGCACAATTTGATAAAAATAGTTTGGCTATAAAAACATCAACAACAGAAAAGGTAAAAAGTATTTTAGGAAAACCTAAAAAATGGGTTACCAATCCAATTGAGTCAATATATTTAAGTGAAAGTGCAGCTAAAGTAAAAGGTGCACCGTTTATTCAACAATATGAAGATTTAAAAAAGGAAACAATGTTATTAAAAAATCAAGCTTTAGCAGCAACTGCTTTAGCTGAAGAAAAGGCTTTTGCAGATACTAATTTAAATACAGCTGCAAATGAATTAACAGATAAGTGGTTAGTTAGTAGAGATAAAGAAAATAAAATGAAATCAAAAGCTATTGTAAAGCCATATAACTTAATTCCTAATTTAGCAATATTATTAGCAGCTATAGGAATTTACTTTAGTTTAGGTATGAAAAAAATGGGAAGAGATAGAGAAGGGTTTTTACAAGGATTTCCAGCAGTATTTGCTTTAGCTACAGGAGCTTATTTATTAGGAGAGCAAGAGACTTTAAAAGCTTGGGGTCTAGGTTATGTTTTCTGGGGTCTAGTTTTAGGATTAATAGTTAGTAATACAGTTGGGACACCAAAAAAGCTTTTAGCAGCAGCTCAGACAGAATATTTTATAAAAACAGGATTGATTTTATTGGGGTCAACAGTTTTAGTAAATAAAGTTTTATTAATAGGAATACCAGGAATTTTTGTAACTTGGTTTGTAACTCCAGTAGTTTTAGTTTTAACTTTTGGATTTGGGGATAAAATTTTAAAAATGGAATCAAAGAGCTTAAATATGGTTATGTCAGCGGATATGTCTGTAAGTGGTGTATCAGCAGCTATTGCAGCAGCGGCAGCTTGTAAAGCTAAAAAAGAGGAGCTTACGCTATCTGTAAGTATATCTATTATGTTTACTGCGTTTATGATGATAGCAATGCCAATGTTTATAAAAGCTTTAAATATGGATCCAGTATTAGGTGGAGCATGGATTGGCGGAACTGTTGATTCAACAGGAGCAGTAGTTGCTGCTGGAGAATATTTAGGTCCAGTTGCTAGAGACGTTGCAGCAACTATAAAAATGATTCAAAATATAATAATTGGGGTAATGGCATTAGGTGTAGCAGCATACTGGTCATTAAAAGTTGATAAATCTATGGCTGAAGAAAGAGATTTCTCTTTAAAAGGTTCGTTGAAAGAGATTTGGAATAGATTTCCAAAATTCATATTAGGATTTATTGGAGCCTCTCTTGTTTTCTCTGGAATTTATGGAATGTTAGGCGTAGATGGGTCTAAAATAATTATAGATAAAGGTATGGTAAATGGATTAATTTCACCTTTACAAGGTTGGTTATTCTGTTTAGCTTTTACAAGTATCGGATTATCTACAAACTTCAGTGAATTAAGTAAGTTATTTAAAGGTGGAAAGCCAATTACTCTTTATATAGTAGGAAAAATTATAAACCTAGGTGTAACTTTTGGAGCTGCATACTTAATGTTCCATGTAGTTTTCCCTGATATAACAAAATCTTTAATGAGTTTATAG
- the asrC gene encoding sulfite reductase subunit C, with protein MNHDINITKLKLNCFRQSKVPGEFMIQLRVPGGLIEAKYLKVIQEIAERWGDGTFHMGMRQTLNAPGIKFENVEAVNAYLEEYIKEVDVEMCGAEMEVNKAGYPTIGARNIMACIGNSHCVKANINTWELARKLEKKIFPSHYHIKMAIAGCPNDCAKAHFNDFGIMGVTKPIYLKDRCIGCGRCVKVCDHAATRVLKLENHRIVKDSCCCVGCGECVEACPSSAWVRPEQKLYRMTIGGRTGKQYPRMGKMFLNWVTEDVILQVIGNWQKFSANVLHHKPMYIHGGHLIDRAGYQKFKEMILDGVELNPEAQVAQRILWAETEYRANINVKPISQHPSPGETYTLEKPFNYGGGH; from the coding sequence GTGAATCACGATATTAATATAACTAAACTAAAATTAAACTGCTTCCGTCAATCAAAAGTACCTGGAGAGTTCATGATCCAACTTCGTGTTCCAGGTGGATTAATTGAAGCTAAATATTTAAAAGTAATACAAGAGATTGCAGAGAGATGGGGAGATGGAACATTCCACATGGGTATGAGACAAACTCTTAACGCTCCTGGAATAAAATTTGAAAATGTAGAGGCAGTAAATGCTTACTTAGAGGAATATATTAAAGAAGTAGATGTAGAGATGTGTGGAGCTGAGATGGAAGTTAACAAAGCTGGATATCCTACTATCGGAGCTAGAAACATCATGGCATGTATCGGAAACTCTCACTGCGTAAAAGCTAATATCAATACTTGGGAATTAGCTAGAAAACTTGAGAAGAAAATTTTCCCAAGTCACTATCATATAAAAATGGCTATAGCTGGATGTCCAAATGACTGTGCTAAAGCACACTTTAACGATTTTGGAATTATGGGTGTAACTAAGCCAATCTACTTAAAAGATAGATGTATTGGATGTGGAAGATGTGTTAAAGTTTGTGATCACGCTGCTACAAGAGTTTTAAAATTAGAAAATCACAGAATTGTAAAGGATTCTTGCTGTTGTGTAGGATGTGGAGAGTGTGTTGAGGCATGTCCATCATCTGCATGGGTAAGACCAGAGCAAAAATTATATAGAATGACAATAGGTGGAAGAACAGGAAAGCAATATCCAAGAATGGGTAAAATGTTCTTAAACTGGGTAACTGAGGATGTTATTCTTCAAGTTATTGGAAACTGGCAGAAGTTCTCTGCTAATGTATTACATCATAAGCCTATGTATATCCATGGAGGTCACTTAATTGATAGAGCTGGATATCAGAAGTTTAAAGAGATGATACTTGATGGAGTAGAGTTAAATCCAGAAGCACAAGTAGCACAAAGAATCCTTTGGGCAGAAACAGAGTATAGAGCTAATATCAACGTTAAGCCAATATCTCAACACCCAAGTCCAGGAGAGACATATACATTAGAAAAACCTTTTAACTACGGTGGAGGTCACTAA
- a CDS encoding aromatic acid exporter family protein — translation MIFDKLSTYDKHKVLKNMIGPYVAVLIAQYFSLEYKYSAATICILSLESTRKASLRSSFERVLAASFGLILSATIIKIFKFNPISLVIFTAIFMPLCIRFNLMQGFFTNIVLATHFLLDENVSLIFVLDQYILLLVGVLCAIVSNLYMPSQNNEIISQLEKIDSIMKDIIFDFAKALKYKAVSLKQDELFEELKINLDDCKQLVEMEKDNKLFFKKVDISKNYSLKFSEYLTLLKIRECFNKISTNISITSELAIILKDLATLSSNNYTYNILLNKIKRSEDKFKKEIDENNLNIENKATYFLLIENIKELINIRIKNIF, via the coding sequence ATGATTTTTGATAAACTAAGCACTTATGACAAACATAAAGTTTTAAAAAATATGATTGGTCCATATGTAGCTGTTCTCATTGCTCAATACTTCTCTTTAGAATATAAATACTCTGCAGCTACAATTTGTATTCTAAGTTTAGAAAGCACACGAAAAGCATCTCTAAGAAGTTCTTTTGAAAGAGTTTTAGCTGCATCTTTTGGATTGATTTTATCTGCCACAATTATTAAAATTTTTAAATTTAACCCTATTTCTTTAGTTATTTTTACAGCTATTTTTATGCCTCTTTGTATTCGTTTTAATTTAATGCAAGGATTTTTTACGAATATTGTTTTAGCTACACATTTTTTACTCGATGAAAATGTATCTTTAATATTTGTTTTAGATCAATATATTCTTTTATTGGTTGGAGTTCTCTGTGCTATAGTTTCCAATCTATATATGCCTAGTCAAAACAATGAAATTATTTCTCAACTAGAAAAAATTGATTCTATAATGAAAGATATTATTTTTGATTTTGCTAAAGCTTTAAAATACAAAGCCGTTTCATTGAAACAAGACGAACTTTTTGAAGAACTTAAAATTAATCTAGATGACTGTAAACAACTAGTCGAAATGGAAAAAGATAATAAATTATTTTTTAAAAAAGTTGATATTTCTAAAAATTACTCTTTAAAATTTTCAGAATATCTAACTCTTTTAAAAATTAGAGAGTGCTTTAACAAAATCTCCACAAACATCTCAATAACATCTGAGTTAGCTATAATTTTAAAAGATTTAGCCACACTAAGTTCAAATAATTACACTTACAATATTCTTTTAAATAAAATAAAACGCTCTGAAGATAAGTTTAAAAAAGAAATTGATGAAAATAATTTAAACATTGAAAACAAAGCAACTTATTTCTTACTTATAGAAAATATAAAAGAACTTATCAATATAAGAATAAAAAATATTTTTTAA
- a CDS encoding dicarboxylate/amino acid:cation symporter, whose protein sequence is MKKLSLTNKIFISLILGVISGLLLYPFRNDLIVKKYIIDFFFNFLGTGFIRAIRMIVVPLVFCSLTVGAAGVEDIKKLGRVGIKTLAFYLGTTAVAITLALGVGSLINPGKGVVLSQIATSNVSVNETKPFIDILLGMIPINPIEALAKGDMLQIIVFAILCGVGMAILGDKVSTVRKGMEELNNLVLKLVDIIMQLAPFGVYGLIGKTFATLGYTAMLPLLKYFIGVIIVLLLHYLITYQSLLIFVAKYNPIKFLKKFSGPMMVAFSTSSSSATLPSSMETMQDEFGVSKTISSFTLPLGSTINMDGTAIMQGVATIFIAQIYGVNLTMGDFVTVIITATLASIGTAGVPGVGVIMLGMVLQQVGLPLEGMALVMGIDRFVDMFRTTVNITGDAVCTLIVARTEGELKGEEVATSVKKNKLA, encoded by the coding sequence ATGAAAAAGTTGAGTTTGACAAATAAGATTTTTATATCATTGATTTTAGGAGTGATAAGTGGATTATTATTATATCCATTTAGAAACGATTTGATAGTGAAAAAATATATAATAGACTTTTTCTTTAACTTCTTAGGAACAGGATTTATAAGAGCTATAAGAATGATTGTAGTTCCATTAGTATTTTGTTCTTTAACTGTGGGAGCAGCAGGTGTTGAAGATATAAAAAAATTAGGGAGAGTAGGGATAAAAACTTTAGCTTTTTATCTAGGAACTACAGCAGTAGCAATAACTTTAGCTTTAGGAGTTGGGTCTCTTATAAATCCAGGAAAAGGAGTTGTTTTATCTCAAATTGCAACAAGTAATGTTTCAGTAAATGAAACAAAACCATTTATAGATATATTATTAGGAATGATACCGATAAATCCAATAGAAGCTTTAGCTAAAGGAGATATGTTGCAGATAATCGTATTTGCGATTTTATGTGGTGTTGGTATGGCTATATTAGGAGATAAGGTTTCTACAGTTAGAAAGGGAATGGAAGAGTTAAATAATTTAGTGTTAAAATTAGTTGATATTATAATGCAATTGGCTCCATTTGGGGTATATGGATTGATTGGAAAAACATTTGCAACACTAGGATATACAGCAATGTTACCTTTACTAAAATATTTTATAGGTGTAATTATTGTTCTGTTATTACATTATCTAATAACATATCAGAGTTTATTGATTTTTGTAGCTAAATATAATCCGATTAAATTTTTAAAGAAATTTTCAGGACCAATGATGGTAGCATTTTCAACTTCTTCAAGTAGTGCAACTTTGCCATCTTCTATGGAAACAATGCAAGATGAGTTTGGAGTATCTAAAACAATATCTTCATTTACACTTCCTTTAGGAAGTACAATAAATATGGATGGAACAGCAATAATGCAAGGTGTTGCAACAATATTTATAGCTCAAATCTATGGAGTTAACTTAACAATGGGAGATTTTGTAACAGTAATTATAACAGCTACATTAGCATCAATAGGAACTGCAGGAGTTCCTGGAGTTGGAGTAATAATGTTGGGGATGGTATTACAGCAAGTGGGATTACCATTAGAAGGAATGGCTCTTGTAATGGGAATAGATAGATTTGTAGATATGTTTAGAACGACTGTTAATATAACAGGTGACGCAGTTTGTACACTGATTGTAGCAAGAACAGAGGGGGAATTAAAAGGAGAAGAGGTAGCTACATCAGTTAAAAAGAATAAACTAGCTTAA
- the asrA gene encoding anaerobic sulfite reductase subunit AsrA, whose translation MGYKITAENFDSLLKNLSKEYKIYAPKRFPKQGRYSDTDIVRYDRVYSADEIVHDEKSDYAAKEALSPITETVLYFTDADYRESKVVDDRPMLVFARACDIHSIKRYDDIFLKNGGFEDSYYKRMREKTKFILMECPAKGWDTCFCASMGTGSADEYAFGVKFNGEEVLVETKDTAFNSYFAGNDEVDFLVTPVVENERVVRIPEINDKETQIAVKSLEMWKEFDKRCLMCGSCTVSCSTCTCFTTYDMNYSSDTNAGERRRINASCHVDGYTDMAGNHSFRKTGGDRMRFKVMHKIHDHKKRFKEHHMCVGCGRCDDKCPVFISFSTTVNKLAAEVDKLNGGNK comes from the coding sequence ATGGGATACAAAATAACAGCAGAAAATTTTGATAGCTTGTTAAAAAATCTTAGTAAAGAGTATAAAATTTATGCTCCAAAAAGATTTCCTAAACAGGGAAGATATTCAGACACAGACATTGTGAGATATGATAGAGTTTATTCGGCAGATGAGATTGTACATGATGAGAAATCTGATTATGCAGCGAAGGAAGCATTAAGCCCTATAACAGAAACAGTTTTATATTTTACAGATGCAGACTATAGAGAGTCAAAAGTTGTTGACGATAGACCAATGCTTGTATTTGCAAGAGCTTGTGATATTCACTCGATAAAAAGATATGATGATATCTTCTTAAAAAATGGTGGATTCGAAGATTCATATTATAAAAGAATGAGAGAAAAAACAAAGTTTATATTAATGGAGTGTCCAGCAAAAGGTTGGGATACTTGCTTCTGTGCTTCAATGGGTACTGGATCAGCGGACGAGTATGCATTTGGAGTAAAATTTAATGGTGAAGAAGTTTTAGTAGAAACTAAAGATACTGCATTTAATTCTTACTTTGCAGGAAATGATGAAGTAGACTTCCTAGTAACTCCAGTTGTAGAAAATGAAAGAGTTGTTAGAATTCCAGAGATAAATGATAAAGAAACTCAAATAGCTGTAAAATCATTAGAGATGTGGAAAGAGTTTGATAAGAGATGTTTGATGTGTGGAAGTTGTACTGTATCATGCTCGACTTGTACTTGTTTTACAACTTATGATATGAACTATAGTTCTGATACAAATGCAGGAGAGAGAAGAAGAATAAATGCTTCTTGCCATGTTGATGGATATACTGATATGGCTGGAAATCACTCGTTTAGAAAAACTGGTGGAGATAGAATGAGATTTAAAGTTATGCATAAAATCCACGATCATAAAAAGAGATTCAAAGAGCACCATATGTGTGTTGGATGTGGAAGATGTGATGATAAGTGTCCAGTGTTTATATCTTTCTCAACAACTGTAAACAAATTAGCTGCAGAAGTTGATAAACTAAATGGAGGTAATAAGTAA
- the asrB gene encoding anaerobic sulfite reductase subunit AsrB: MENLIMPTPYRLLDVKKVTDIEYLFRVEYPEAGNVKFGQFMQLSLPKVGECPISVTDFSAADGWVEFLIRKVGIVTDEIFNLHAGDLLPMRGPYGKGFDAIDIKNKKVVIVTGGSGLAPVRSLINHIHRNPEEVQSMELLFGFKDDASILFRDEIINWRKKHPMVLTVDKGCGLDGECVGLVTEYVPHLKMVSDNFDDLEVVIVGPPNMMKYTAIEFEKLGVPADKIWVSFERKMSCAIGKCGHCRIDEVYVCLEGPVFNYSQAKYLID; this comes from the coding sequence ATGGAAAATTTAATAATGCCAACGCCATATAGACTTTTAGATGTAAAAAAAGTTACAGATATAGAATACTTATTTAGAGTTGAATATCCAGAGGCAGGAAATGTAAAGTTTGGACAATTTATGCAATTATCTCTACCAAAAGTAGGGGAGTGTCCAATCTCTGTTACAGATTTCTCAGCAGCAGATGGATGGGTAGAGTTTTTAATTAGAAAAGTTGGAATAGTAACTGATGAGATTTTTAATCTTCACGCAGGGGATTTATTACCAATGAGAGGACCTTATGGAAAAGGTTTTGATGCAATTGATATAAAAAATAAAAAAGTAGTTATTGTAACAGGAGGATCAGGGTTAGCTCCAGTTAGATCTTTAATTAATCATATTCATAGAAATCCAGAAGAAGTTCAATCAATGGAATTATTATTTGGATTTAAGGATGATGCATCAATATTATTTAGAGACGAGATTATCAATTGGAGAAAAAAACATCCAATGGTATTAACAGTAGATAAAGGATGCGGATTAGATGGTGAGTGTGTAGGACTTGTAACAGAGTATGTACCTCATTTAAAAATGGTATCAGATAATTTTGATGATTTAGAAGTTGTAATTGTTGGACCACCTAATATGATGAAATATACAGCTATTGAATTTGAAAAGCTAGGAGTTCCAGCTGATAAGATTTGGGTTTCTTTTGAAAGAAAGATGTCATGTGCAATTGGAAAATGTGGTCACTGTAGAATTGACGAAGTTTATGTATGTCTAGAAGGACCAGTATTCAACTATTCTCAAGCTAAATATCTAATCGACTAA
- a CDS encoding Orn/Lys/Arg family decarboxylase, producing MKSIDYLNWSLLVFHELDSTYESSKQLDTLLESFATSFVDNKTDFKRVYSSNKALIGVVLNSDENLEELVKFVRKTNPKIPIIVLTEKDSSTIPLQVLNSINLVMNIFEDSIPFLTGQLEIEFEKYIKSIKPIFFGELMDYTQKFKYPWHTPGHAGGLMFMTNPIGKMMLDFYGENTLRADLSISVPELGSLLDDEGPVKDAENNSARVFSADKTYYILNGTSSVNQVIWKGRVTKDNLAFVDRNCHKSLNYGMVITEAIPMYMIPRRNSLGIIGPVKLNEFTKEYIDTMIAENSKLTAEQKKQKIKMSALTNSTYDGLCYNVNKIKETLNNNVENLHFDEAWYAYAKFHPIYKNHYAMTESDNFIEHPPIFASHSTHKLLGAFSQASMLHVKDGTKDKVDFVVFDEAYLMYGSTSPQYSMIASLDVSTAMMDFSGKELMDETILNAIHFRKRIAQLNKEYASFNQWFFSLWQPEKVSYNGVLTNFEDVPDKYLLENQNCWTLDSSNNWHGFNDIEKDYVMLDPIKLTLKCPGLNIDGNYEEIGIPASILSNYIIDKGVVNEKTDTYSLLFLHSIGTTITKQEALIKVLMDFKKDFDKNTPLIEIFPELVNSYPEKYSTKGLKDHCLDMHKYIIESKLLELMDKAFQIIPKQELTPAEASREVFRGNIEHLPIKDCMNRVAGVIVVPYPPGIPVLMGGEKIDEISKPILDFLLAREEFERIFPGYFSDIHGIEAFVDNDGIRRFHTMVIKN from the coding sequence ATGAAGTCTATTGATTATTTAAATTGGTCCTTGTTAGTTTTTCATGAATTAGATTCAACTTACGAGTCTTCTAAGCAATTAGACACCCTTTTAGAATCTTTCGCTACTTCTTTTGTTGACAATAAAACTGATTTTAAAAGAGTTTATTCATCTAACAAAGCTCTTATTGGAGTTGTTTTAAATTCAGATGAAAATCTAGAGGAATTAGTTAAATTTGTTAGAAAAACAAATCCAAAAATTCCTATTATTGTATTAACAGAAAAAGATTCTTCAACGATACCTTTACAAGTTTTAAATTCAATAAATCTTGTAATGAATATTTTTGAAGATAGTATCCCTTTTTTAACAGGTCAATTAGAAATAGAATTTGAAAAATATATTAAATCTATAAAACCTATTTTTTTCGGTGAATTAATGGATTATACACAAAAATTTAAATATCCTTGGCATACACCTGGACATGCTGGTGGTCTTATGTTTATGACTAATCCTATTGGTAAAATGATGTTAGATTTTTATGGAGAAAATACTCTTCGAGCAGATTTGTCTATATCTGTTCCTGAATTGGGATCTCTTTTAGATGATGAAGGACCTGTTAAAGATGCCGAAAACAATTCAGCTAGAGTCTTTTCAGCTGATAAAACATATTATATTTTAAATGGAACAAGTTCAGTTAATCAGGTAATTTGGAAAGGTAGAGTTACTAAAGACAACTTAGCTTTTGTTGATAGAAACTGTCATAAATCTCTTAATTACGGTATGGTTATAACAGAAGCTATTCCTATGTATATGATTCCTAGAAGAAATAGTCTTGGTATCATTGGTCCTGTTAAATTAAACGAATTTACAAAAGAATACATCGATACAATGATTGCTGAGAACTCAAAGCTAACTGCTGAACAGAAAAAACAAAAAATTAAAATGTCTGCATTAACAAATTCAACTTACGATGGTCTTTGTTATAATGTCAATAAAATCAAAGAAACTTTAAATAATAACGTTGAAAATCTTCATTTTGATGAAGCCTGGTATGCTTACGCTAAATTCCACCCTATATACAAAAATCACTACGCCATGACTGAATCTGATAATTTTATTGAACATCCTCCAATATTTGCATCACATTCTACACATAAATTATTAGGAGCATTTTCTCAAGCTTCTATGCTTCATGTTAAAGATGGTACTAAAGATAAGGTTGATTTTGTCGTATTTGACGAAGCATACTTAATGTATGGATCTACATCGCCACAATATAGTATGATTGCATCTTTAGATGTATCAACTGCTATGATGGATTTTTCTGGTAAAGAGCTTATGGATGAAACTATTTTAAATGCAATTCATTTTAGAAAAAGAATTGCTCAATTAAATAAAGAATATGCTAGTTTTAATCAATGGTTTTTCTCTTTATGGCAACCAGAAAAAGTTTCATACAATGGTGTATTAACTAATTTTGAGGATGTTCCTGATAAATATTTATTAGAAAATCAAAACTGTTGGACATTAGACTCTTCTAATAATTGGCATGGATTTAACGATATCGAAAAAGACTACGTTATGTTAGATCCAATCAAGTTAACATTAAAATGTCCTGGTTTAAATATTGATGGTAATTATGAAGAGATTGGTATTCCTGCTTCTATTTTAAGTAATTATATTATTGATAAAGGAGTAGTTAATGAAAAAACAGATACTTACTCTCTGTTATTTCTTCACTCTATAGGTACAACTATTACAAAACAAGAAGCTCTTATCAAAGTTTTAATGGACTTTAAAAAAGATTTTGACAAAAATACTCCTCTTATTGAAATTTTTCCAGAATTAGTTAATTCTTATCCTGAAAAATATAGCACTAAAGGATTAAAAGATCATTGTTTAGATATGCACAAATACATTATCGAATCAAAACTTTTAGAGCTTATGGATAAAGCATTCCAAATTATTCCTAAACAAGAACTAACGCCTGCTGAAGCTTCTAGAGAAGTTTTTAGAGGAAATATTGAGCATTTACCTATAAAAGATTGTATGAATAGGGTCGCTGGAGTTATTGTTGTTCCATATCCTCCAGGAATCCCTGTATTAATGGGTGGAGAAAAAATAGATGAAATTTCTAAACCTATTTTAGATTTTCTTTTAGCTAGAGAAGAATTTGAAAGAATATTCCCTGGATATTTTAGTGATATACATGGAATTGAAGCTTTTGTTGATAACGATGGAATCAGAAGATTCCACACAATGGTTATAAAAAATTAA